The sequence below is a genomic window from Humulus lupulus chromosome 3, drHumLupu1.1, whole genome shotgun sequence.
TATTCATCAACCGACACTGCAACATTCCCACGGCTTCACATACATCCGCACCATAATTCTTCGCATAATACTCCTTCTCCCACTCCATCCAATCAGACGACACCACGTCATCATCGCCGTCCTCGTCGACCTCCGCCGCCTTCACTTCATGAATTCGCTTTCTCAGAACAATCATGCCCTGGTCCACAAGCCTGCCGTCGTAGCCGTGATCAAATGCATCTCTGTGCAGCGCACAAACGGCCTTGCCACGTGGCTTCCACGTGGCGAGTCTCCGGCGAGCCAAGTAATTGCCGGAGGAGGAGGAGGGATTATAAGATCGTGGTGGCGGGAGTGATAAGAAAGGGGTTGTGAGCGTAGTCGCTGTCGTCGTGGACATTGTTGTTGGAACTCTAAACAAGTTAATAATAGTATTTATCTAGGTAAGAGaattttgatgaaacatttgtcGATGGCTTCTGCTTTATATAGACTCACATAGGTATGTAGATTAAGGAAAATGACCGCGTGAGACatctattatattatattatacatatatatgaaaTGAGTTGGGTTCGAGGAAACTGAGTGGGCTGAAATAAAGgcccatatatataaatatggtcGCGTAGGAGATGATCCAGCCTAACATAACAACAGGAAACTTCTGTACGGAAGATTCGAAAGAATTGAGAATTTGTAGAAAGTGATGGCTTTATTTATTACGTGAGAATTGGTCTGATAAGAAAAAAGATGCTACCGGGACCAATGGTGTCCAGCACATGTGGCACAATGGGATTTCTACGTTATTATATCGTGTTCTTGATCATTTAATTTAGGGAAATTGCAACTAAAATCACTATGTAGTAATGTTTATAGTAATTAAATTGCTAAGTAATTTTTTTTCGGCAAAAATTCCTACTATTAATATTTGGGTACATACTTGGTTCCCCATAGTTAACGGTGACATGTGTCTCTACtagattaaataaaaaatattaattaggaATTTAAGAATTTAAATAAGAATTTTCGCCACAAATGTCTCtactttatattattattttttccatCACAAATGTTCTCGTAAGAACATATAGTTAGCGATGCACACGGGGCAGGGAATTGGCGGGGAGTGCTCCCCCGTCCCCGtccccatttatatttttaatctccGTCCTCGCTTATTCCCCGTCGGGGATAGGGTGGGGAATCCCCTATTGGAGCAAGGAATCCCCACagggaacccatttatttaaataaaaaattttaaattaaaattttaaaataaaaatcataaattatatgtaaattaaaatattgcacaatatttattatttaaaatattaaacaatatttaggatattaaaaaagttactactatactacaaaaacacataaaaaaaatatataaaatacatataaaatattacaaaaatatataaaattttaacGGGGCCTCGTCAGGACGGGGAGTGCTATCCTCGTCCCCGCCCCATTTAACATTCGGGGATTAAAAGTTATCTCCGTCCCCACCCCGTTCcctatttagatatggatttctTGCCCCATTAAGGGCACGTCCCCAAGGGGCCCCGTCCCTATGGGAAAAATGTGCATTTTTACATATAGTTAAGGGTTAGAGACCAATTGCACACCACAATATTAACAACAATAACTTTTGCCACCAAAAAAATACTTAAGTATTTAAATACTACAAACATTTCGCTCCAATTCACcctttaatttaaaataaaatatatttgacaTCATATTAAATTATGTTAATCCGCGTTAAGTAGTATTTGACATCATAGTGTCCCATCATATTAAATTAAGTTAATTCGTATTAAGTAGTATTCGCTGTCATATCTCAATCGTATAGGCTCCtcgataaaataaataaaaaaatattattgtttATTATATTTTAGGATTCAATGTACGTAATCTTGAGTTGATGTAATTTGGCTAACTTCAAAGTGGGAGAACTACACGATAATTCAGGGAAAAAAcatcatcaaaatataaaaataggAGAAAATGAATAAACTTGAGAGGTTGCTATAGTCATTCATCTTATATTATAAGCATGAACTAATGAAAAAACATGCAAAATATGTTATACAATGCAATAGTGACTAGTTCTGAATTGATTGGTGCAATGACTGCAATCCTGGACAGGAGACTTTATGGGTCAAACGGCTGAAAAttggaatgaaaaaaaaatatttaattggtTAACCCACTAAAGACttgatctatttttttttttatataaaaaaaaaaaaagatattgacAGCAATAAtgtcaaaaaaatttcaaaaattacactttaattctaaattttttttgcggtaataatacataaatcttcAATTTTAATGCAACTGTTAGTACTCACTGTTAAATATCCCTTTAGTATCTATGTGTCACATTTTTATACTCGTAAATTTAgatattaaagtgtaactttttaAACGATCTAAGTATTATCGCCGCCAATAtctctaaattatttaaatactatcaaaatcatttaaaaatcattttaaattttaaaaatctaaaaaGACTATCAAAAACTAAAATTTGCAAATTCAAAATAatccaaattaaaattgaaactcaaaatcatcccaaaatctaTGTGCCACGTGGATACTTAATGGGCCATTAAGGATGAGTATTAATGGTTGCACCAAAATTATAGATTTTGTAAATTAAGTAttatcaccaaaaaaatttgggtattaaagtgtaaattttgaaaaaaaatttagtATTATCGCCGCTAATTGGactaataaaaatatgtcatATGGATACTTAACGGGAAGTTAACAGCGAGTACTAATAGTTACATCAAAATTGTAGATCTATGTATTATTATCGAAAAAAAATTAAGGATTAAAgtataactttttaaaaaaaattagtattattgttgctaatatttttattttttttgttttacacTTCTTTTCTACATACATTGAACctttatttacaattttttttactcCCCAAATTCAAAGTAGCCATTAAatcttttaaaatcatttttcttttcatttttttttaacaaatctaGTATGAAACAAATTAAAGTTGAGCAGACCATGATTGCTTCAACAACTAGATTAGGTCCAACATGCAAATACAGTATGCCGCAATCGCCATTTAAACAAGACTcccttgaccaacatgtcatatATCTAATGAGCAGCAGCATCTTGATAAACACGTGAATAACTACAATTTGTAATGATGAAAATTATACTAATGTTCTAGTTAATTATGATGATTCATATTGATTGTCTAAGTTGCGTTGGACTTGGTCTCATATTGATATTCATCTTTGACGTAATTTGCATATAaatgaaagtaaaaaaaaagtaaCACCCTCTTTAATTGACAAGTAGGGCTGagcaaaaaatctaaaaaatcgAATAAATCGCTCAAATTGACTACCTGAACACTAAAAAAACTGAAACCAACAGAACCAAAAACTGACTGAAATCGCTTTGGCAAAAATCGACATTAAATCGGTCAGTTTATAAGTTGATCGTAAACTGACCGTacaaaccgaaaccgaccgaataTGGTTAGGTTCTAAATTTGTGGATATAACATTGTAACTATGTGTTTAGGTTTTCAAATCATAAAAGTTAAAATCTTTAAGTTAACAAATTAAATGAattgatttcatattaaaaaaaaaagctaaaaaaataaattccaataatttatattttttttgttttaaccgACCGAACTGCAATCTAAATCGGTCGATTTTTTTAGTGTTGTAAGTAGGTCAATCGGTTTTTTAATCGCACCAATCCAAACCGGAAACCGAAATCTAGattttagaataaaaaaaaacCGTCAAAACCGACCGATACCCAGCCCTGTTGACAAGAGAAAAAAAAGTTCAACACCACGAGGGATTACATCTATTTTCTACTGTAAAATGTTGTAACATTATCTGACTCTTTAATTGTCAACTATATAATTTTTGGACTGAACAAAATGAAATATAACAAGCTGAACCGACTAAACAAGCCAAGCCCTATAAAAGttgcaaaaaaaattataacatcaGTTATCAAAAAATGTgtataataacaaaaaaaaaaatcaaatttgactGGAACAAAAAGAATgcatatttttattatttctatttttataaCATCTAACTGGAACAAAAATGGATCTGTTGTACTTCTCAGAATACAAGGAAAGAATCCATGAAAACTCAAAGGGAAAATGGGCGTAATAATTGAAACACACCCATCAGTTATGAGTGGAGTAGTCCCTCAAAGCAGGTACTTTTCAACCACAGTACGGCCAAACTTCTCTTGGACGTCCTTTGGAGTTTCAATCTGGAACAATACAGCCATGGAAACAAATATGTAAATGCTCAAGTTTTAACCGAGACTCAAATAACTTTGAATTATCAAAAGAAACTTACTGCATTAAGTGCTTTGAAGACAGCCTTAACCGTGTTGTGGGGATTCCTTGACCCAACAAcctaacaagaagaaaacaaatcTAAGTTAAGTGAACACTTATGATACGTTTGCTAAACTATAATCGGAATTAGAATAATTCagtaaggaaaaaaaatgagaatAGAGTATCATAATTCAGGAAAACAGAATCAGACTAAATTGTCCTTTTTTAATAAGATAATAATATAGAgaagaatttaattttaaaaaaactaaataaaaagagaaaGCAATTGAGGGCAATGGAATTCCTTAGGTAATTGGGGAAGAATTGTTCTCATTTCTTTCTCCTTATTTTAAGTGGGTCCCACTAAGTTCTCTCAACAAACTACAAAAGATTTTAAGTTGAAACTTGAGAAGAAACACtaatttaaaattggattttCAGTTTGGCAGTCGAACGATTACCTTCGATTTGACATTTTTGAAACCTGCCAAATTTAAAATGGTTTGAACGGTTCTTCCAGCTTTCATACCGGTTCTAGTGGGCGCAGGCCAAAGATAAACCTGCATTATTGGCCCAAAACCAAGTATTAACAAATTGAAAGGAATTAATCAAAGGAAAGAGAATTAATATAAGTTGTATAACCAACAAGATTAGCATATGTTAGCTGAATATATTACCTTGGTTTTCTTATAAGCAGTTTGTACCGCATGGGCAATTGTATGTTCCTCGTGTCGTTCTATGTAATGAAGATTCTGAAAACATTTCTCATATGCCTGTTTGTTgctaaaataattagaaaaatttTGCCACACACTACAAACTAGgtgagaaaaaataaaataaatgccGAATTAAAGTGAATATCAACGTTGTCGCAGTAAAATTACTTTTACAAGGAGCCTTTAGACTGAGGTTTAAACTCCTAACATTATGGAGGACACATCTTGCACGAAATacatttttttcatattttattttgaacaacAAATCTTCCAAGATCAACTCATgtagtttttttttagttttgtcaATCTTTAGATTTAAAACCTAGAATTGTGGTAAGAATTTATTTACCTCTGTGCAGTGCACAGCTTaataacatgatttaaatgaagcATGACATCACACTCTATGAATCTTAGGTTGTCTCTCTAATGATCCACTAACTGATTCCCCATCAGATCAAATAAAAACCTACTGCAATCCTCAATTATGGAAGAAACAATGCTGACATCCAAACATAGACAAAGAATAAAATAGGTTATGACATTTTAGTTGTTTCCCATGCGTACAAATACAATAACGTTCTTCATCATGGTCCGTGTCCTATTAACAGTTATATCAAGATAATTACACAGGAACTACAAAACATGGGATACCACTAATCCTGGTATGACTATGATTCCTTCCCCGAAGGACAAAAAACCTTTTACAAAATCTAAGGTATGCCATAATGTGTTAAAGAGGCCAAAATTACATGCATCGGCATACCTATGTATGGTATGGAGTATGAGCCTACTGTGTTAATAACAAGGCCCTATGATAAACAGATCTAATTGAGCTAAGAAGACTTTTCAAAAGTTAGACTTAAAAATGAGAATACTTAGGTACTCCAGCCAAGCATATCTATTGATTACTTGAGCTAAAAAGAagagacaaaaaaaaattaagttaccAAAAATTTATCAACAAACATAATTCTGAACAATTCAAGGCACAAACTGATACCTTCTGGAGAGCAATAGGAATTGCGGGGCCTTTGGCTTTAGCATAACCGACAACACCATGATAGTTTCCACAAGCTAAAATAGCAGCATACTTGATTACTTGGCCACCCTAAACCACAAAGACCACGACATATTAAAATTGTAATTGCATTCTTCAtttcaaaagaaaacaaaatatatatatatatatatacagtggGCATACCTTGGTAACCTTGCAAGTTCGGTTCACATTAATCAACTTCACATCAAAACCCTGCCAGTATTTGAGaataacaaaaattaataataaaaatagaaaacaaaaatattaaacAAGAATGTTAAGAACGGATATTAATTCACTAAAGAATACCAAATAGTTGAACAACTATCCATACATTTAATCACTTCTCAACAAACACTTCCCCAAACATCGCATACAAAAATGACTACTATTGCATTTTATAATAGATAGCAAGGTTGCAACAGTATTTCCAATCTAATAATACAATCATTTACCTTCCTGTAGAGaggttttctcttcttctctgtcAAAGCATTTCTTTCCTCTGCAAGATTTCTAATTTCTTCCTCCAAACGTTTACCTTTCTTTCCAAATGTATGGTCCAACTCTGCAAGCTTCTCTTCAAGTTTCTTATCAACATGATTCAACTTCTCTAACAGAATGTCATCTTTCTCCTTCATGTCATCAAACTCCTCTTCATCATCACTATCATCGTCAGCAGCAACCGTATCCACGTTTTGCTCCTTCTGCTGTTCATCCTTTTCCAATTCAGCATAGGGCCCACCTTGTTGATGTTGAATTATACCATAATTGGCAGGAGTGTTTGGGTCATAAGCCTCCTTCCATTCCACTAATCTCATAGCCCTATTTAATTTATGCTGAAGAATGAACTTATCCTTGCCCTCTGCAACTTTGAGACGGTTCATCAACTCACCAATGACCCTATATTCAGGGCGAAGTAGGAAATGTTTTTGCTCAAACTTGTCAATCTTATTCATCCACTTAAAAGCATCATCAAGTGTCTCTGTCAGAAAATGCAAAGAGAACAACACATATAATCAAACAACGCCAACCACCATACCATAGAATACTACCAAAATCCATTTAATTCGCATTGCAAATATATATTATAGAGACAAAAAAATACTAAACTAAACACCAAATACTAAAAAATTATAAGCCTAATATTCGACTAAGGCTTCAATTTTTCTCCCAAATTTTCTAAAATGCCTGAAAGTGTCATATGATCTGTAATATTTTTCCACCAGAAATCTAAAATCCAAGACCAACCCAGTAAAAAAGAGCAAGAAAGATATGTAAAAGGGGCATTAGATACCAGCCTGAGTGAAGCACTTGAGCAACTCCTTGTGACGCTTGAACTTCCTCTGAAACTCATCGGACTTCTTCTTCATTGCGTCGGGAGTGAACCTCTCATCGTCTTCGTCACTATCGGAATCGGTGTCCTCTTCGTATCTGTTCAAGTCTCCATCGTTCTTGAGCTTCTCCTTCTCGAGCTTTACTATCGAAGGCATCACACCCATGTAATCTTCATTATCTTCTTCGTCAATGTCTTTAGTGTCAAGACCAGTCCTCTTCCTCTGCTCCCTTTCTCTCTGCCTTTCCTTTTCAACCTCAGCCAAAAGGTCCTCGGCAGCCCTGGAAGATACAGTGGAGTAATGGGTCTTCCCAGGAAACGAAAATTTGGGCGTCTGGGAGAGAGGAAACCGTCGGAAAGTGGAGGATTCTCGGGAAAATGGGATTGTCGGTTTTGGTGGCTTCTTAAGAGATTGGTTGAGGAGAAGACGAGCCCACGAAAATGGTTGTGATTTATTCATTGTTGTAGCTGCTATTGCTCGTTCATTTGCAcacggagaagaagaagaaaatgccTGAGATTTTTGAGTGAGAGATCATGAATTTTGAACAGGTGCTAGGGTTTAGGGCCTCTCTTCCCGGGTTTTTGCAACTCGCTCACTGCCTTCGGcccaatcttttttttcttttttcttttttttctgaaataaaaaaaacttatgtACAGTATTTTTAATTAAGCCAAATTAAGTATCATTATATTTATTCTTAGCTTTACTTAATTAATATGTAAATAGTAGTGTATAGGGTACACATGTCTTTTGGTTGACACTGTACAGATACTTTGTATATATAGTTTGTCTTGTACTTTTTGCTTCTTGAGCATTAACATTCTTCAATAACAGAATTCATACAATTTCTCATTCTCTTCTTGGTATAAAAGCTCAGTCGCTCCTTCAATGGCGACAGACAACTCTCTTTCTTCCATTAGCCAACAAACCCAAACCTCTTCCCCTGTTATTGCTTCGGCTGAAACCCCTGCCTCTTCTTTTTCTCCACAGCTCAAATTTTCTTCTCTCAACTAGTTTTTTACTGCCAAACTTGATTCTGAGAATTGcatgatttggaaaaatcaaataCTCAATGTTGTTATGGCTCAAGGTTTGGAAGACTATCTTGATGGTTTTATCTTGGAGCTTATTCGTTTTCTTGACCCACCCCTCAATACTTCCCCTAACCCTCTTTACAATACTTGGCAACGATGCAATCGCCTCCTCATATCTTGGCTTTATGCATCCCTCACTGATGATATGCTTGCTCACATTGTCTCTTACACTACTGCTGTCGAGATCTGGGTTTCCTTGGCTGAATATTTCGAGGCAGTCACCATGGCTCACCTCGGCGAGCTTCGCACTGCTTTGCAAAGCCTCAAGAAGAACCTGTCGATTACTGCTTACATTCAGAAATTGAAGACCATCTGCAATCATCTTGCTGCGATTGGTGAGCTGGTATCCCGTAATGACCATATTATTGCCCTTCTTGGTGGTCTTGGTAGGGATTATAACCCATTTGTTACTTCCTTTAAAATGTGCACTGATAAACCCTCTCTTGCAACTATTCATAGCCTTCTCATTAGTTTTGATGCCATGCTACAATCTCAAAATGCCCTTGATCAGTTGGATCTAACTCAAGCACATCTCACCTATACCAATCGTCCTAAACGCTCATTTTATTCCCACAAACCCCCTGCTTCTACACAGCCCTCTTCTCCTTTTGTTCCTCGCTCCCCTACCCTAGCTGCGGGTGTCTTGGGCAAACCTCCTGGCCCTCCTGGTGCCTGGCGTCCCTCTAACCCATCTACTACTCGACCCCAATGTCAGATTTGTGACAAATTTGGCCATACTGCTCTGGTGTGCTACCACTGAGCCAATTTTTCTTACCAACCATCTCCTTCCCCTACTAATCTCAATACATTTCTTCCCTCCTCTGAGTACTATACATTACCATAGCCTCCCACCCCATCTGCCCTGGTTTCATCTAAGTCGCCTGCTGTTTCTGATGCTCAGTGGTTCATGGATTTCGGGGCCACACACCATTTTACTCCTGACTACAATTTGATGGATCTTGCTTCTCCCTACCGTGGTTCTAAACAGGTGACAGTCGGGGATGGTAAGTCTCTTCCTATCTCACATGTAGGCCATGCTAAATTGATTACTAATCTGCTTCTGTTAATCTCAATCATATtcttcatgctccttccctttctCATAGTCTTATCAGTGTTACCAAATTATGTCGTGACAACTCTGCTTATGTCAAATTCTATCCTGAATGTTTTCTTGTGAAGGATCGAGTAACTCGGAAAATCCTCCTCTAGGGACTGCTTGATCGTGGTCTCTACCGTGTCTCCAATCAGCCTGTTCTTCCAGCTTCTCATTCCTCTATTTCCTCTCCTCAGTTGTTTCTCAATCGCACGACCGATTCTACCATTTGGCATCTGTGCTTGGGACACCGTTCTTTTCCTATTGTTCATCGAGTTTTGGATTTATGTAACAttgcaaaaacaaaaaatagttaTGTTCCTTTTTGTTCTTCTTGTCAAATGGCCCAGAGCCACAGATAACCCTTTCAATTGTCAAACTCACGAGCTGAAGCTCCTTTTGATTTAATACATATAGATTTATGGGGTGCTGCCCCTTCTACTTCTGTTGATGgttttaactattttttattGATTGTTGATGATCATACTCGGTTCAGTTGGTACTATGCTTTACGTTCTAAGGACGAGGCTTATAACTCATTTTTACATTTTCATAAAATGATTGACAAACAATTTTCGGGTAAAATTAAAATGGTTCAATCCGATTGGGGTGGGGAATTTCGTTCCTTGTCTAAAGTACTTTACAGTCTTGGCATCCATCACAGACTTTCATGTCCTCATACCTCGGCCCAAAATGGTTGTGTTGAACGTAAACATAGACATGTAGTGGAATTAGGCTTAGTTATGCTTGCCCATTCTTCTCTTCCTATTTCTTTTTGGAATTATGCTTTTCACACTGCTATTTTTCTAATCAATCGGTTGCCTACTTCTACTCTTCATTTTGTCTCTCCTTTTTATACTCTTTATGGAAAACATCCCTCTTACTCTCAACTTCGTGTTTTTAGCTGTGCTGCTTTTCCATTTTTGAGGCCCTATAACCAAAATAAGCTTCAATTTCGATCTCTTGAATGTGTCTTTATTGGCTATAGCACTAAGCATAAAGGTTATTTGTGTTTGTATAAAGCTTCTGGCCGAGTTTATGTGTCTCGACATGTTGTTTTCAATGAGCACAGTTTCCCTTTCCATTCTTCTCCTTCCTCTACTTCAtcaccttcttcttctccttctccattttccattcccTATCCTTCTATTCACCCAGTTCCAGCTTCTTGTTCCTCACCTATATCTCCTTCTCCTCTTTTTCCTTCCACCTCTCATGTCTGTTCTCGGTTTCCTTCCTCACCCTTCCCATCTTCTACTTCTTCACATGTTCCTTCACCATCAGTTCTTCCTTCTTCCTCTCCTGTTTCTTCCATTCCTTCCTCTTCTCCATCCACTTCTTCTCCTCCCTCTTCCTCTCCGTGTGAGTTTCCAGGAGCACCATTAGTGGTTGATTTAGCTATGCCTACTGTGACTATACCTCTCTTGACTACTAATGCACACCATATGGTTACTCGTTCCAAAGCTGGAATTCGTAAACCTAGGGCGCTCTTAAGTGTGTATGCAGGAACACCTTCTGAGCCTACTACTTATAAAGAGGCTGCCAAACATGAAGCATGGCTCCAGGCTATGGCTATTGAAATTGAGGCCTTACTACGCAATAAAACATGGCAATTGGTTCCTTCTACTTTGGCTTCTCATGTAATCGGGTGCAAGTGGGTTTACAAGCTTAAATTGAAGCCTAATGGTGACATTGAGCGATATAAAGCACGATTAGTGGCCAAAGGATATAGTCAATATAAGAGTATTGATTACTTTGAGACATTTAGCCCCGTGGTTAAACCTACAACAATtcgggttcttccatctttgGTTGTCCAACATCAGTGGTATCTTCGTCAATTGGATGTACAAAATGCCTTCCTTCATGGTGATCTCACAAAGGATGTATTCATGTCTCAACCTCCCGGTTTTGTGGATTCCTCACGGCCTGACTTTGTGTGTAAACTTGATAAATCCCTTTACGGCCTTAAGCAGTCACCTAAAGCGTGGTTCACTAAGCTCAGTTCTTCTTTACTTGCAAAGGGATTTCAAGGTTCT
It includes:
- the LOC133821108 gene encoding uncharacterized protein LOC133821108, with translation MSTTTATTLTTPFLSLPPPRSYNPSSSSGNYLARRRLATWKPRGKAVCALHRDAFDHGYDGRLVDQGMIVLRKRIHEVKAAEVDEDGDDDVVSSDWMEWEKEYYAKNYGADVCEAVGMLQCRLMNTRPSLSLVLLGVVSLSVPISMGVVLLRLMDVAKDVFVGFS
- the LOC133822666 gene encoding uncharacterized protein LOC133822666 is translated as MNKSQPFSWARLLLNQSLKKPPKPTIPFSRESSTFRRFPLSQTPKFSFPGKTHYSTVSSRAAEDLLAEVEKERQREREQRKRTGLDTKDIDEEDNEDYMGVMPSIVKLEKEKLKNDGDLNRYEEDTDSDSDEDDERFTPDAMKKKSDEFQRKFKRHKELLKCFTQAETLDDAFKWMNKIDKFEQKHFLLRPEYRVIGELMNRLKVAEGKDKFILQHKLNRAMRLVEWKEAYDPNTPANYGIIQHQQGGPYAELEKDEQQKEQNVDTVAADDDSDDEEEFDDMKEKDDILLEKLNHVDKKLEEKLAELDHTFGKKGKRLEEEIRNLAEERNALTEKKRKPLYRKGFDVKLINVNRTCKVTKGGQVIKYAAILACGNYHGVVGYAKAKGPAIPIALQKAYEKCFQNLHYIERHEEHTIAHAVQTAYKKTKVYLWPAPTRTGMKAGRTVQTILNLAGFKNVKSKVVGSRNPHNTVKAVFKALNAIETPKDVQEKFGRTVVEKYLL